One Undibacter mobilis genomic region harbors:
- a CDS encoding MurR/RpiR family transcriptional regulator, producing MNSPIARLKSAVPNMPPAAKRLATVILDRPEAVVEMSIADLAKTAQVSEGSVIGLCQQLGAKGFPELKIAIARELGSSRELLHEDIVRADDSVSVIAKIAASHRTAIDDTVKVLDPAVVDKAVTILKNARRIELYGVGTAAPIAEDAAYRFLRLGLDARAMTDPHSQAVSAAFTGSHVATITISHSGRTRETLAATRIAQEAGARTICITNFGKPPLLKYCEVALFTAAVETRYRMEAMASRVAQLVVIDTLYARLALERWEPSLAAIERSYAILSEKRLKSGSEDR from the coding sequence ATGAATTCGCCTATTGCGCGTTTGAAGTCGGCGGTGCCGAACATGCCGCCTGCGGCCAAGCGCCTCGCCACGGTCATTCTCGATCGGCCTGAAGCCGTCGTCGAGATGTCGATTGCCGACTTGGCAAAAACAGCACAAGTCAGCGAAGGCAGCGTGATCGGGCTTTGTCAGCAACTCGGTGCCAAGGGCTTCCCCGAACTAAAGATCGCGATCGCACGCGAACTCGGCAGCAGCCGCGAATTGCTGCACGAGGATATCGTGCGCGCCGACGACAGCGTCAGCGTGATCGCCAAGATTGCCGCCAGTCATCGCACAGCGATTGACGATACGGTCAAAGTGCTCGATCCCGCGGTCGTCGACAAGGCCGTGACAATTCTGAAAAATGCCCGCCGTATCGAGCTTTATGGCGTCGGTACGGCCGCGCCTATTGCCGAGGACGCGGCCTATCGTTTCCTGCGGCTGGGGCTCGATGCGCGCGCCATGACCGACCCGCATTCGCAGGCGGTGAGCGCTGCCTTTACCGGGTCGCATGTCGCCACGATCACGATCTCGCACTCGGGCCGTACACGCGAGACCCTGGCCGCGACGCGCATTGCCCAGGAAGCCGGTGCGCGCACGATCTGCATTACCAATTTCGGCAAGCCGCCTTTGCTGAAATATTGCGAGGTGGCCCTGTTCACGGCCGCGGTCGAAACACGTTACCGCATGGAAGCGATGGCCAGCCGCGTGGCCCAACTGGTTGTCATCGACACGCTGTATGCAAGGCTGGCTCTGGAGCGCTGGGAGCCGTCTCTGGCGGCGATCGAGCGCTCCTACGCCATCCTTTCCGAAAAGCGTCTCAAGTCCGGCTCTGAGGATCGTTGA